A portion of the Luxibacter massiliensis genome contains these proteins:
- a CDS encoding DUF3781 domain-containing protein yields the protein MQNNELLNHLDKLHTTELGVERIKRNLALDTDHVVDWCRNRISSVEASISRKGKNWYITVDGCIITVNAYSYTIITAHKVQEQQR from the coding sequence ATGCAGAACAACGAATTACTGAATCATTTGGATAAGCTACATACGACCGAATTGGGTGTAGAAAGAATCAAGAGAAACCTTGCTTTGGATACCGATCATGTTGTTGATTGGTGCAGAAATAGGATATCTTCTGTTGAAGCATCCATATCGAGAAAAGGAAAGAACTGGTATATAACGGTTGACGGGTGTATCATTACGGTCAACGCTTATAGCTATACGATCATCACGGCGCATAAGGTACAGGAACAGCAAAGATAG
- the vanS gene encoding vancomycin resistance histidine kinase VanS, which yields MNNKNKTSHEDDYLLFKNRLSLKILLIMACSILIIAAVYLFVLKDNFANVVVAILDRFIYHDRDEAVVVYLRTFKAYETGLFLIAVMSVFYIILRRYLDSISKYFKEINRGIDTLVHEDTNDIALPPELASTERKINSIRHTLTKRKTDAELAEQRKNDLVMYLAHDLKTPLSSVIGYLNLLRDENQISEELREKYLSISLDKAERLEELINEFFEITRFNLSNITLVYSKINLTMMLEQLGHEFKPMLAGKNLKCEFDVQPDMMLSCDANKLQRVFDNLLRNAVSYCYENTTIQVKARQAEDHVLIQIINEGDTIPRERLERIFEQFYRLDVSRSSSTGGAGLGLAIAREIVELHHGQITAHSENGITCFEVTLPVVGKS from the coding sequence TTGAATAATAAAAACAAGACCAGTCATGAAGATGACTATTTACTTTTTAAAAACAGACTGTCCCTTAAAATACTGCTGATAATGGCATGTTCTATTCTAATTATAGCGGCAGTTTATCTGTTCGTTTTAAAAGATAATTTTGCAAATGTGGTGGTAGCCATATTAGATCGTTTCATTTATCATGACCGGGATGAGGCAGTGGTTGTTTACCTGAGAACCTTTAAAGCGTATGAGACAGGGCTTTTCCTGATTGCAGTCATGAGCGTGTTTTATATCATTTTACGCCGCTATCTGGACAGTATCTCAAAGTATTTTAAGGAGATCAACCGGGGGATTGATACCCTGGTGCATGAAGATACCAATGATATCGCCCTGCCTCCGGAACTGGCTTCGACCGAAAGGAAAATCAATTCCATACGGCATACACTGACGAAACGGAAAACGGACGCCGAGCTTGCGGAACAGCGGAAAAACGACCTTGTCATGTACCTGGCTCATGACTTGAAGACCCCGCTTTCATCGGTCATAGGGTATTTGAACCTGTTAAGGGATGAGAATCAGATCTCCGAAGAACTCAGGGAAAAATATCTGTCCATTTCACTGGATAAAGCTGAACGTCTGGAAGAGCTGATCAATGAGTTTTTTGAAATTACGAGGTTTAATCTTTCAAACATCACGCTTGTGTACAGCAAAATCAATCTGACGATGATGCTGGAACAGCTGGGGCATGAGTTTAAGCCGATGTTGGCCGGAAAAAATCTTAAATGTGAATTTGATGTTCAGCCGGACATGATGCTGTCCTGTGATGCCAATAAACTGCAGAGAGTGTTCGATAATCTGCTGAGAAATGCCGTCAGTTACTGTTATGAGAACACTACCATTCAGGTGAAAGCCAGACAGGCAGAAGACCATGTGCTCATCCAAATCATAAACGAAGGGGATACGATTCCTCGTGAAAGGTTAGAAAGAATCTTTGAGCAGTTTTACCGCCTGGATGTATCTCGAAGCTCAAGTACCGGCGGGGCCGGTCTGGGGCTTGCGATTGCAAGGGAGATTGTGGAACTGCACCATGGACAGATTACTGCCCACAGTGAAAACGGTATCACTTGTTTTGAGGTTACATTGCCCGTTGTAGGAAAATCGTAA
- a CDS encoding winged helix-turn-helix domain-containing protein produces the protein MIEISESGDKIGEKLLMLLNVQQRQALIKYLLSQEKKDTDSADSPCDSFQIHDPQAEVGGVFTEIEMGELYFCLEQRLVRVRGQVIELTAKEFDILALLLTHPKRVFTYELIMELVWNEDYTFYSKKAVSNHMSNLRKKLKVTPDALNYIKNIVGVGYKFEAP, from the coding sequence GTGATAGAAATCTCTGAGTCAGGAGATAAAATTGGAGAAAAACTGCTTATGCTGTTAAACGTCCAGCAGCGGCAGGCATTAATAAAATACCTTCTTAGTCAAGAAAAGAAGGATACCGATTCAGCTGATAGCCCATGTGACAGCTTTCAAATCCATGATCCGCAGGCGGAGGTCGGTGGAGTATTCACAGAGATCGAGATGGGAGAGCTATACTTTTGTTTGGAGCAGCGGCTTGTACGTGTGAGAGGACAAGTGATTGAGTTAACAGCAAAAGAATTTGATATTCTTGCGCTATTGCTCACACATCCCAAAAGGGTATTTACTTATGAACTGATCATGGAGTTGGTCTGGAACGAGGATTATACTTTTTATTCCAAAAAAGCGGTAAGCAATCACATGAGTAACCTGCGGAAGAAACTCAAAGTTACACCGGATGCTTTGAACTATATTAAAAACATTGTTGGTGTCGGCTATAAATTTGAAGCACCATAA
- a CDS encoding AraC family transcriptional regulator, which translates to MDHSNSKIVFDEKLNIEVLTLTGMIESLPPHFHDYYELGYIESGSRRVICQGKEYTIGKNDLLLFNPKDTHTCLELKKELLDFRCFHITTERMEELTLECLGFAICPYFEPQIVYQSDLIPQITELIDLIENGSYCDLQKEELLYMIIGDLVADYSQPLECEQIEASDIVERACEYIERHYASNISLCDLSTFTGFSKYHFIRMFTREKGISPYRFIECTKMTEAKKMLKAGEDLSNITYQLGFSSQSHFTNFFKKYAMVTPKQYSKLYNA; encoded by the coding sequence ATGGATCATTCCAACAGTAAAATCGTTTTTGACGAAAAACTTAATATAGAGGTACTGACACTGACAGGAATGATTGAAAGTTTGCCTCCGCATTTTCATGATTACTATGAATTAGGCTATATAGAGAGCGGGAGCCGACGAGTAATATGTCAAGGTAAGGAATACACCATAGGAAAAAATGATCTGCTCCTTTTCAACCCGAAAGATACTCATACTTGTTTGGAATTGAAAAAGGAACTGTTGGATTTTAGATGTTTCCACATCACTACTGAACGCATGGAAGAATTGACATTGGAATGTTTAGGATTTGCCATATGTCCGTATTTTGAACCGCAGATTGTTTATCAGAGTGATCTTATTCCGCAAATCACAGAGTTGATTGACTTAATTGAGAATGGTTCATATTGCGATTTACAAAAGGAAGAATTGCTTTATATGATCATTGGCGATTTGGTTGCAGATTATTCTCAACCATTGGAGTGCGAACAAATAGAAGCTTCGGATATTGTAGAACGTGCTTGTGAGTATATTGAAAGGCATTACGCCTCAAACATATCTTTATGCGATTTAAGTACCTTTACGGGTTTCAGCAAGTACCACTTTATTCGGATGTTTACGAGAGAAAAGGGAATATCTCCTTATCGCTTTATTGAATGTACTAAAATGACTGAAGCCAAAAAAATGCTGAAGGCCGGAGAAGATTTATCAAATATTACCTATCAGCTTGGTTTTAGCAGCCAAAGCCACTTTACCAATTTTTTTAAGAAATACGCCATGGTTACTCCAAAACAATATAGTAAGCTTTATAACGCTTAA
- the vanY-D gene encoding transpeptidase-like D-Ala-D-Ala carboxypeptidase VanY-D, which produces MMEYQNNNGNYDKRNRRKAKKRKLLFYRAACVILCLLIVSVIFGVVHFLGESKDPALPSKENTKTGKDYSFLVDGQSEDESPASNSAISDQVSTIDLNIIAANAIVVNKDTNAVLYQKNATDRIAPASTAKMITALTVLEYCSPEDEMRVGSEIEMIHSDSSTAWLMKGDTLTVRQLLIALMLPSGNDAAYTLAVNTGKTIAGDNSLSNQQAIQIFMDKVNEKARELGVTDSNFVVPDGYDAEGQYTTAYDLAIIAKACLENPIISEIVASNTSYERWPNGREVTYNNSNELLDPNSPYYRPEVIGLKTGTSSLGGACIVSAAVMDGETYICVVMGSTKESRFQDSVDILDKIKAQ; this is translated from the coding sequence ATGATGGAATATCAAAATAATAATGGAAATTATGACAAAAGGAATCGTAGAAAAGCCAAAAAAAGAAAATTGCTTTTTTACAGGGCTGCATGTGTCATACTTTGTTTACTCATTGTTTCTGTAATCTTTGGAGTTGTGCATTTTTTAGGGGAGAGTAAAGATCCGGCTCTTCCATCCAAAGAAAATACAAAGACTGGCAAGGACTATTCATTTCTGGTCGACGGTCAGAGTGAGGATGAGTCTCCAGCTTCAAATTCAGCCATATCCGATCAAGTGAGCACGATTGACCTGAACATCATAGCAGCAAATGCCATTGTTGTGAACAAAGACACCAATGCGGTATTGTATCAGAAAAATGCTACGGACAGAATTGCGCCGGCCAGTACAGCCAAAATGATTACGGCGTTGACCGTGCTTGAATATTGTTCCCCGGAGGATGAGATGAGGGTAGGATCGGAGATTGAAATGATCCATAGTGATTCGTCAACCGCATGGCTTATGAAAGGCGATACCCTGACTGTCAGGCAGCTTCTGATTGCCCTGATGCTTCCGTCCGGCAATGATGCAGCCTATACCCTTGCAGTTAATACCGGAAAGACGATTGCAGGTGATAACAGCCTGTCCAATCAGCAGGCCATTCAAATATTCATGGATAAGGTGAATGAGAAAGCCAGGGAGCTTGGCGTTACAGACTCGAATTTTGTGGTTCCGGATGGGTATGACGCCGAAGGACAGTATACCACGGCCTATGATCTTGCCATCATTGCAAAGGCATGTTTGGAGAATCCCATTATTTCAGAAATTGTGGCGAGCAATACGTCATATGAAAGATGGCCGAACGGCAGAGAGGTCACTTACAACAATTCTAATGAACTTCTCGATCCGAACAGTCCCTATTACCGTCCAGAAGTGATCGGTCTGAAAACCGGGACCAGCAGCCTTGGGGGTGCATGTATTGTTTCTGCAGCGGTGATGGACGGAGAAACCTATATCTGCGTAGTCATGGGCTCTACGAAAGAAAGCAGGTTTCAGGACAGCGTTGATATTTTAGATAAAATCAAAGCCCAGTAG
- the mgtE gene encoding magnesium transporter, with protein MNLKKLEFEKLIEQISTLYREKKYSQLKSILADINPTDIAVLFDEFPNEQRILLFRLLPKEEAAETFVELDGETQEALIHAFSDTELREVIDELYLDDTVDIIEEMPATIVKRILRNTDAQTRKSINTLLKYPEDSAGSIMTPEFVDLKKDNTVEDAFKRIRRTGVDKETIYTCYVTDSSRHLIGVTTVKELLLHDYGDKIEEFMETNTIFVNTHDDKEIAANFLDKYNFLALPVVDMENRLVGIITVDDAIDVLQEENTEDIQKMHAIMPNEKPYLKTGIFETWKSRITWLLFLMISATFTSMILNAFEDKLSALIVLTSFVPMLTGTSGNSGGQASAVIIRALSLKEIDFKDISKVIWKEFRVGVLCGITLAAVNFVKIWFVDRTLLGMSAITIQVDLVISLTLIIEIIFAKMVGCVFPILAKKMKLDPAVISSPFITTVMDALSLLIYFWLATMILHI; from the coding sequence ATGAATCTTAAAAAACTTGAATTTGAAAAGCTTATAGAGCAAATCTCCACTCTTTACAGAGAGAAGAAATATTCACAGCTTAAAAGCATTTTAGCAGACATTAATCCAACTGATATTGCTGTTCTTTTTGATGAATTTCCAAATGAACAGAGGATTTTGCTCTTCCGTCTTCTTCCTAAAGAAGAGGCGGCTGAAACATTCGTTGAACTTGACGGTGAAACGCAGGAAGCTCTCATCCATGCTTTTTCAGATACAGAGCTTCGTGAGGTTATTGACGAGCTTTACCTTGATGATACAGTTGATATTATTGAGGAAATGCCTGCGACAATTGTAAAAAGAATACTCAGAAATACTGATGCGCAGACACGAAAATCAATTAACACTCTTTTAAAGTATCCTGAGGACAGCGCAGGCTCAATTATGACCCCTGAGTTTGTTGATCTGAAAAAGGATAACACTGTTGAGGATGCCTTTAAAAGAATAAGACGTACAGGTGTTGATAAGGAAACAATTTATACTTGTTACGTTACTGACAGCTCAAGGCATCTTATTGGTGTAACTACAGTAAAAGAACTTTTGTTACACGATTATGGCGATAAGATTGAAGAGTTTATGGAAACAAATACAATTTTTGTAAACACGCATGATGATAAAGAAATAGCGGCAAATTTCCTTGATAAGTATAACTTCCTTGCTCTTCCTGTTGTGGATATGGAAAACAGGCTTGTGGGTATCATTACAGTCGATGATGCTATTGACGTATTGCAGGAAGAGAATACTGAGGATATCCAGAAGATGCACGCTATTATGCCTAACGAGAAACCTTATCTCAAAACAGGCATATTTGAAACATGGAAATCCAGAATTACGTGGCTTTTGTTTCTTATGATAAGTGCAACATTTACGAGTATGATTTTAAATGCTTTTGAGGACAAGCTTTCAGCACTGATTGTACTGACCTCGTTTGTGCCTATGCTTACGGGAACAAGCGGTAATTCGGGAGGGCAGGCGAGTGCCGTTATTATCCGTGCTCTTTCACTTAAAGAAATAGATTTTAAAGATATTTCTAAAGTTATATGGAAGGAATTCAGAGTAGGTGTTCTGTGCGGAATTACACTTGCTGCTGTCAATTTTGTTAAAATATGGTTTGTTGACAGAACATTGCTCGGTATGAGTGCTATTACTATTCAGGTTGATCTTGTAATCAGTCTGACACTTATAATCGAAATTATATTTGCCAAAATGGTTGGATGCGTATTTCCTATTCTTGCAAAAAAAATGAAGCTTGACCCGGCTGTAATATCATCTCCGTTTATTACGACGGTTATGGATGCGCTTTCACTTTTAATTTATTTCTGGCTGGCAACAATGATACTTCATATATAA
- a CDS encoding DUF4304 domain-containing protein: MTSREKKNKVIQQVIKPALKEAGFHSLRGTQAFSIHKEACTIAVNIQSSQFNSNVTGFSFWLNIVVDTPDLSDEQLQDVTFFKSFTEACFLPHQGRLHPLRDIRGYVIDGYKNYKPMDTPYEKIQAIIANDMQQYIIPGLSEIDSIADYQECVALWQEESKSQFVRLVDYFSEAHMLTLPFQKDTWIGTVNMKELVEKKKTLCLTTDEIMQNKSIYCKVRELSTHPQEDTWPLICMTLSAE, from the coding sequence ATGACTTCACGAGAAAAGAAAAATAAAGTAATTCAACAAGTTATCAAACCGGCGCTCAAAGAAGCAGGTTTTCACAGCCTTCGGGGAACACAGGCTTTTTCCATCCATAAGGAAGCCTGCACAATCGCCGTAAATATTCAAAGCTCCCAATTTAACAGCAATGTTACTGGATTTTCCTTTTGGCTGAATATCGTAGTAGATACGCCTGACCTTTCAGATGAACAACTGCAAGATGTTACTTTTTTCAAATCTTTTACAGAAGCTTGCTTTTTGCCGCATCAAGGCAGGTTACACCCGCTCCGTGATATACGGGGTTATGTCATTGACGGTTATAAAAACTACAAGCCGATGGATACCCCCTATGAGAAGATTCAAGCCATCATTGCAAATGATATGCAGCAGTATATCATTCCGGGGCTATCCGAGATTGACAGCATAGCAGATTATCAAGAATGCGTTGCGCTGTGGCAAGAAGAATCAAAAAGTCAGTTTGTACGTCTGGTAGATTACTTTTCGGAAGCGCATATGCTGACATTACCGTTTCAAAAAGATACTTGGATTGGCACCGTAAATATGAAAGAGCTCGTTGAGAAGAAAAAGACACTATGCCTTACCACAGATGAAATCATGCAAAATAAATCAATTTATTGCAAGGTGCGTGAATTATCAACGCATCCGCAAGAGGACACATGGCCATTGATTTGCATGACGCTCTCTGCAGAATAA
- the vanR-D gene encoding vancomycin resistance response regulator transcription factor VanR-D, which produces MNEKILVVDDEKELADLVEVYLKNDGYTVYKFYNGKDALKCIESVELDLAILDIMLPDVDGFQICQKIREKFYFPVIMLTAKVEDGDKIMGLSVADDYITKPFNPLEVVARVKAQLRQYMRYKQPSLKQEAECTEYDIRGMTISKSSHKCILFGKEIQLTPTEFSILWYLCERQGTVVSTEELFEAVWGERYFDSNNTVMAHIGRLREKMKEPSRNPKFIKTVWGVGYTIE; this is translated from the coding sequence ATGAATGAAAAAATCTTAGTGGTTGATGATGAAAAAGAATTGGCCGACTTAGTTGAAGTATATCTGAAAAACGATGGATATACCGTTTATAAATTTTATAATGGCAAGGATGCACTAAAGTGTATTGAATCCGTGGAACTGGATTTAGCCATATTGGATATCATGCTTCCGGATGTAGACGGGTTTCAGATCTGCCAGAAAATCCGGGAAAAGTTTTACTTCCCTGTTATCATGCTGACAGCAAAAGTGGAGGACGGGGATAAAATCATGGGACTGTCTGTGGCAGATGATTATATTACGAAGCCGTTTAACCCGTTGGAAGTGGTTGCGAGGGTAAAGGCGCAGCTAAGGCAGTACATGCGGTACAAGCAGCCCAGCTTAAAGCAAGAGGCTGAATGCACAGAATACGATATCCGGGGTATGACAATCAGCAAGAGCAGCCATAAGTGTATCCTGTTTGGAAAGGAAATTCAGCTGACGCCAACAGAGTTTTCCATCCTTTGGTATCTGTGCGAGCGTCAGGGGACGGTTGTTTCTACGGAGGAATTATTTGAGGCAGTATGGGGAGAACGGTATTTTGACAGTAATAATACCGTGATGGCGCATATCGGGCGTCTCCGGGAGAAAATGAAGGAACCGTCAAGAAACCCGAAATTTATAAAAACTGTGTGGGGAGTGGGATATACCATTGAATAA
- a CDS encoding PEP/pyruvate-binding domain-containing protein, whose protein sequence is MIYYTLPLLHKQATLEMVGGKGMSLSKLLTAGIPVPEGFHVTTASYKIFVEKNHIQPHINKLLDGIDSNNTSQLENVSTQIGMLFHNGEMPQEVSDAIKTAYAGLGNIAVAVRSSATAEDLPDASFAGQQETYLNIQGENEVLDAVKRCWVSLWTARAIAYRVKNGIKQEIVALAVVVQKLAFSDASGVMFTLNPINGRRSEMIVNAAWGLGESVVSSLVTPDTIVVDKNAERIVSYEAANKEIMTVRTSDGTEEIPTPKQLRKKHALTRNQVMRLTQLGKKIEKYYEMPMDVEWALEKDKLYIVQARPITVLPPEWTLPEKDVIYTKGSLAEHLPNPVTPLFATLGLEIVNRASALLWIDMFGKSAKKLLPENGAYTIINGYVYLSANSKPLLIAVKSLSPRSLRRALTNSVARWETARKEFEDVIKQWEEKPMHMLNAHQIMEGIQTVFYGACIYFTRIQLTLPAASISETLFTKFFQGAARRAGITDTSVLLLGFDTIALQSEKNLWDLSEWAKQNNTLGFYLKSNPATKIAEDFKSSILPAEVSQEVWIEWKSRINAYFKEFGCTAYEFDFAYATPQEILTPTFESIKAFLEEKGENPYSRQIAFEKRRKQAENEILQQIGGHRKKLFLKLLHWAQNTAPMRENAIYLMGMGHPLIRRMLQEISERLLTGGAISHLDDIYWLTKTELETLITQLDKNIPLSNLSEAIPARQAEHDTFRGYVSPSQLPEINKKAVSHATQIQKDGKIVLTGIGTSAGVVTAPACVLNSPADFEKFQPGSILIAVTTTPAWTQLFASASAIVTDIGGPLSHSSIVAREYGIPAVMATHTATRSIKNGQMITVDGSEGTVTIDE, encoded by the coding sequence ATGATTTATTATACTCTACCCTTGTTGCATAAACAGGCAACCCTTGAAATGGTCGGCGGAAAAGGTATGTCTTTATCAAAACTTTTGACAGCGGGTATCCCTGTGCCGGAGGGCTTTCATGTTACGACTGCTTCATACAAGATTTTTGTTGAAAAGAACCATATTCAGCCTCATATTAATAAGTTGCTGGACGGTATTGACTCTAACAATACCAGCCAGCTTGAAAATGTATCTACGCAGATAGGGATGCTTTTCCATAATGGAGAAATGCCGCAGGAAGTATCAGATGCAATTAAAACCGCATATGCCGGATTGGGAAATATAGCAGTGGCTGTCCGTTCCTCTGCAACCGCCGAGGATTTGCCCGACGCTTCTTTTGCAGGCCAGCAGGAAACCTATCTTAACATACAAGGTGAGAATGAAGTTCTTGACGCTGTAAAGAGGTGCTGGGTTTCCCTATGGACAGCTCGCGCTATTGCTTACCGCGTGAAGAATGGTATAAAGCAGGAAATTGTTGCACTTGCTGTTGTAGTACAAAAGCTTGCGTTTTCCGATGCGTCCGGCGTTATGTTTACGCTAAACCCTATCAATGGCAGACGTAGCGAAATGATTGTTAACGCCGCGTGGGGACTTGGCGAATCGGTGGTTTCTAGCTTAGTCACCCCTGATACAATCGTTGTAGATAAAAATGCTGAACGAATTGTATCGTATGAAGCAGCAAACAAAGAGATTATGACAGTCCGCACCTCAGATGGAACAGAAGAAATCCCAACTCCTAAACAGTTGAGGAAAAAACATGCTCTTACCCGCAATCAAGTTATGCGATTGACACAGCTTGGGAAAAAAATTGAGAAGTATTATGAAATGCCTATGGATGTAGAGTGGGCACTGGAAAAAGATAAGTTGTATATTGTTCAGGCCCGCCCCATTACTGTCCTGCCGCCGGAATGGACGTTACCGGAAAAGGATGTTATATATACAAAAGGCAGTCTGGCGGAACACTTGCCAAATCCTGTTACGCCCTTATTCGCCACACTTGGACTTGAAATAGTCAACCGCGCGTCGGCGCTTTTATGGATAGATATGTTTGGTAAAAGTGCGAAAAAGTTACTGCCAGAAAACGGAGCATATACGATAATTAACGGATATGTTTATCTTTCCGCTAATTCAAAGCCTCTTTTGATTGCTGTCAAATCCCTTTCACCCCGATCTTTACGCCGTGCGCTCACGAACAGTGTTGCACGCTGGGAAACAGCACGAAAAGAATTTGAGGATGTGATTAAACAATGGGAAGAAAAGCCCATGCATATGCTGAATGCTCATCAAATAATGGAGGGGATTCAGACTGTGTTTTATGGAGCGTGTATTTATTTCACGAGGATTCAGCTTACATTGCCAGCCGCCTCTATCAGCGAAACATTATTTACAAAATTTTTTCAGGGAGCGGCCCGCCGTGCTGGTATAACAGACACTTCCGTTCTCTTGCTTGGGTTTGATACGATTGCGCTGCAATCGGAAAAGAACCTGTGGGATCTTTCGGAATGGGCAAAGCAAAATAACACTTTAGGCTTCTATCTGAAAAGCAATCCTGCAACAAAGATAGCAGAAGATTTCAAGTCCTCCATTTTGCCTGCGGAAGTTTCGCAGGAGGTGTGGATAGAGTGGAAAAGCCGAATTAATGCCTATTTCAAAGAGTTTGGCTGTACTGCTTATGAATTTGATTTTGCATATGCCACACCACAGGAGATACTTACGCCAACCTTTGAATCCATAAAAGCATTTTTGGAGGAGAAAGGGGAAAATCCGTATTCGCGCCAAATCGCATTTGAAAAGCGCAGGAAACAAGCCGAAAACGAGATTTTGCAACAGATAGGCGGTCACCGTAAAAAGCTGTTTTTGAAGCTGCTCCATTGGGCACAAAATACTGCCCCCATGCGTGAAAACGCTATTTATTTGATGGGGATGGGGCACCCGCTGATTCGCCGTATGTTACAAGAAATTTCTGAACGTCTCTTAACTGGCGGAGCTATTTCACATCTGGACGATATTTACTGGCTCACAAAAACAGAATTGGAAACGCTCATAACACAGCTTGATAAAAATATACCCCTATCTAATCTGAGTGAGGCAATCCCTGCTCGACAAGCGGAGCATGATACATTCCGAGGTTATGTGTCGCCTTCCCAGTTGCCGGAAATAAACAAAAAAGCCGTATCACATGCAACTCAAATACAGAAAGATGGGAAAATTGTATTGACGGGCATAGGAACCAGCGCAGGCGTTGTTACGGCTCCCGCCTGTGTACTGAACAGCCCGGCAGATTTTGAGAAATTCCAGCCGGGAAGTATCTTGATCGCCGTTACCACAACTCCTGCATGGACGCAGTTGTTTGCCTCCGCAAGTGCGATTGTAACAGACATTGGCGGCCCTCTTAGCCATTCAAGCATTGTTGCCCGTGAATATGGTATCCCCGCTGTCATGGCGACACACACAGCCACGAGAAGTATTAAAAATGGACAAATGATAACGGTGGACGGCTCGGAGGGGACGGTGACGATTGATGAATAA
- a CDS encoding MFS transporter produces MNKKPIFALKLATLVIALGYSLILPVMPFYMENLGAGGRELGWLTAVYALAQTVCAPFWGALSDRIGRKPIISIGIIGYSISLFLFGLASSFWTLFIARSLSGILSSATSVASLAYVGDSSSEEERSKNMSQLGASMSVGVMMGPLLGGILAGYSLALPFFTGAGISFIAFLLILTLLPESIERSGQTEKRKPFDFSDLKSIIFGSAGMVLILIFVVNFCQTGLQGITGLYVVDKFGFSTKQVGVIWMALAGILIVVQGFLTGPLAKKIGEKRLILIGMFCKTLVAFAMVLTTGFVSVLVVFGLFAVSSAITVPTLNATLSKTDNQHKGTLMGFASTAGNLSKVIAPLLTGYLYESNIELPYITTGGIALIGVVICYIWIKNQKNK; encoded by the coding sequence ATGAATAAAAAGCCTATTTTCGCTTTAAAGCTTGCTACTTTGGTGATTGCGTTAGGATATAGCTTAATTCTTCCGGTCATGCCATTTTACATGGAAAATCTAGGTGCTGGCGGTCGTGAGCTTGGATGGCTCACTGCCGTATATGCTCTTGCACAAACAGTATGCGCACCTTTTTGGGGTGCACTGTCTGACCGAATTGGTAGAAAGCCGATTATCAGCATTGGTATTATAGGATATTCCATCAGTTTGTTCCTGTTCGGTTTGGCTTCATCCTTTTGGACACTATTTATAGCTCGCAGTTTATCGGGTATATTGTCATCTGCTACGTCCGTTGCATCTTTGGCATATGTTGGAGATTCCAGCTCGGAGGAAGAAAGAAGCAAGAATATGAGTCAACTTGGAGCTTCAATGAGCGTTGGCGTAATGATGGGACCATTATTGGGAGGCATTCTTGCAGGCTATTCGCTTGCGCTCCCATTTTTTACAGGAGCTGGCATTTCATTTATTGCCTTTCTGCTAATTCTAACACTTTTGCCAGAGTCAATTGAGCGTTCAGGACAGACGGAAAAAAGAAAACCCTTTGATTTTTCAGACCTGAAAAGTATAATTTTTGGCTCAGCAGGAATGGTTTTGATACTTATTTTCGTCGTGAATTTCTGTCAAACAGGCTTGCAAGGAATTACGGGGCTGTATGTCGTAGATAAGTTTGGATTTTCCACTAAGCAAGTTGGTGTTATTTGGATGGCTCTAGCAGGCATTTTGATTGTAGTACAAGGCTTTTTGACTGGTCCTTTAGCAAAAAAAATTGGTGAGAAGCGACTAATACTGATAGGTATGTTTTGCAAAACCTTAGTAGCGTTTGCCATGGTATTGACAACTGGGTTTGTTAGTGTGTTGGTGGTTTTTGGCTTATTTGCGGTATCTTCTGCTATTACAGTACCCACATTAAACGCAACCCTTTCAAAAACTGACAATCAGCATAAAGGAACACTGATGGGATTTGCCAGTACCGCCGGAAATCTTAGTAAAGTTATTGCTCCTTTATTAACTGGGTATCTGTATGAAAGCAATATTGAATTGCCATATATAACCACGGGAGGAATAGCCTTAATCGGAGTGGTTATCTGCTATATCTGGATAAAAAATCAAAAGAACAAATGA